In the genome of Nocardiopsis composta, one region contains:
- the pyrR gene encoding bifunctional pyr operon transcriptional regulator/uracil phosphoribosyltransferase PyrR produces MRAVLEGPEIGRALTRIAHEVLERTKGAEDVTLLGIPSRGAPLARRLAERIEQVESRTVPCGALDITMYRDDLHLAPARALGRTDIPAEGIDGRVVVLVDDVLFSGRTVRAALDALNDLGRPRAVQLAVLVDRGHRELPIRADYVGKNLPTSLRETVRVQLEETDGRDAVLLGPAGGQAAPAEALRRSAGNPGPGGESTGSEEEN; encoded by the coding sequence TTGCGGGCCGTCCTGGAGGGCCCCGAGATCGGGCGCGCGCTGACCCGGATCGCGCACGAGGTACTGGAGCGCACCAAGGGCGCCGAGGACGTCACCCTGCTGGGCATCCCCTCGCGCGGCGCCCCGCTCGCCCGCCGGCTGGCCGAGCGCATCGAGCAGGTGGAGTCGCGGACCGTGCCCTGCGGCGCCCTCGACATCACCATGTACCGCGACGACCTGCACCTGGCGCCCGCGCGCGCCCTGGGCCGCACCGACATCCCCGCCGAGGGGATCGACGGGCGCGTCGTCGTCCTCGTCGACGACGTGCTGTTCTCCGGGCGCACCGTGCGCGCCGCCCTGGACGCCCTGAACGACCTGGGCCGGCCGCGCGCCGTGCAGCTGGCCGTCCTGGTCGACCGCGGCCACCGAGAACTGCCCATCCGCGCCGACTACGTCGGCAAGAACCTGCCCACCTCGCTGCGCGAGACGGTGCGCGTGCAGCTGGAGGAGACCGACGGCCGCGACGCCGTGCTGCTGGGCCCCGCGGGCGGCCAGGCCGCCCCGGCGGAGGCCCTCCGCCGCTCCGCCGGCAACCCCGGCCCCGGCGGCGAGAGCACCGGCAGCGAGGAGGAGAACTGA